One part of the uncultured Bacteroides sp. genome encodes these proteins:
- a CDS encoding DUF5131 family protein — MNWEPWTGCYKISDGCTYCYFYGPFSKRFGQNNVYKTNEFDKPIAKMTKGIYKIQSGKIVATCFASDFFIAEADEWRSEAWAMIKKRPDLDFLIITKRIDRFNISLPNDWGDGYDNVNIGCTIENQESADYRLPLFLSYPIKRRFIAAAPLLGAIDISAYLDGIEHVTVGGETGREARICNYDWVLDIREQCVKAGKTFWFKNTGSFFKYDDTVQKINPFKQSCVAKEFGINILNGKKLF; from the coding sequence ATGAATTGGGAACCGTGGACAGGTTGTTATAAAATAAGCGATGGTTGCACTTACTGCTATTTCTATGGTCCTTTCTCAAAACGTTTCGGACAAAATAATGTATATAAAACGAACGAATTTGATAAACCTATAGCTAAAATGACAAAGGGTATATATAAAATTCAAAGCGGAAAGATTGTTGCAACTTGTTTCGCAAGCGATTTTTTTATTGCAGAAGCTGATGAATGGCGTTCAGAAGCTTGGGCAATGATAAAGAAACGACCTGACCTTGACTTTTTGATTATAACTAAACGTATTGATCGCTTTAATATTTCTCTCCCAAACGATTGGGGTGACGGATATGATAATGTGAATATAGGGTGCACAATTGAAAATCAGGAATCAGCTGATTATCGACTGCCTTTGTTTCTATCCTATCCCATTAAAAGGAGATTTATAGCAGCTGCACCACTTTTGGGCGCTATTGATATATCGGCTTATCTTGACGGAATTGAGCATGTTACCGTAGGTGGTGAAACAGGACGAGAAGCTCGTATATGTAATTACGATTGGGTTTTAGATATTCGGGAGCAATGTGTTAAAGCTGGAAAAACCTTTTGGTTTAAAAACACAGGTTCGTTTTTTAAATATGACGACACAGTTCAAAAAATCAATCCATTCAAGCAGAGTTGTGTAGCAAAAGAATTTGGAATTAATATTTTAAACGGCAAAAAGCTATTTTAG
- a CDS encoding RagB/SusD family nutrient uptake outer membrane protein — MKKIIYSALILMGLTLSSCSDYLDKYPSDAVSTNAKITENIAIALTNACYKPLQSSNLYNMRMWSLDIIGSNSNVGAGGGTDGIETVQAANFTATIDNGFALYIWRSPWVGIAQCNTVLQSVANADINEDIKNRCMGEAYFLRAHYYFILAQLFGGVPVETAPHDASQGTDIARNTLDETYTQIISDCQNAINLLPEKKSYSSTDLGRACKDAACTQLAKVYLVLAPNHTEYYQKVADLCDQVTSMGYDLSGYKYADNFGIKANNGAESIFEIQYTGDTSTDGQSSWLSTFMGPRNSRMVAGGYGWNQPTKEFVDSYETGDLRKDVTVLYSGCPDFNGIAYDPSWSYTGYNVRKFLVSKKDSPETNTNPSNFVVYRYADILLMKAEALNEMSKTTAAEIPLNIVRKRAGLTNISGKSQSDMREVIIHERRMEFAFEGQRWFDLIRIGKNGEYAINYLKSIGKTNVTKERLLLPIPQTEMDSNNAMVQNPGY; from the coding sequence ATGAAAAAGATTATATATTCAGCACTGATTCTAATGGGATTAACCCTTTCATCCTGCAGTGATTATTTGGATAAATACCCTTCAGATGCGGTCAGCACCAATGCAAAAATCACTGAAAATATTGCAATTGCCCTTACAAATGCCTGTTATAAGCCACTTCAGTCATCAAATCTTTATAATATGCGTATGTGGTCGCTTGATATTATAGGAAGCAATAGCAATGTAGGTGCAGGTGGAGGTACTGATGGTATTGAAACAGTTCAGGCTGCAAACTTCACAGCAACCATTGATAATGGTTTTGCACTCTATATCTGGCGTAGCCCCTGGGTAGGAATTGCTCAGTGTAATACTGTATTGCAGAGTGTTGCAAATGCTGACATTAACGAAGATATAAAGAATCGCTGCATGGGCGAAGCTTACTTCCTGCGTGCACATTACTATTTTATTCTGGCTCAGCTATTCGGAGGAGTTCCTGTGGAGACTGCTCCCCACGATGCTAGTCAGGGTACGGATATTGCCCGCAATACATTGGATGAGACCTATACACAGATTATTTCAGACTGTCAGAATGCAATCAATCTTTTACCCGAGAAGAAGAGCTACAGCTCTACAGATTTAGGACGTGCCTGCAAAGATGCAGCATGCACTCAGCTGGCAAAGGTATATTTGGTATTAGCCCCAAATCATACTGAATATTATCAGAAGGTTGCAGACCTTTGCGATCAGGTTACAAGCATGGGATATGATCTGAGCGGTTACAAATATGCCGATAACTTTGGTATAAAGGCCAATAATGGTGCCGAATCTATTTTTGAAATTCAATATACAGGAGATACTTCCACAGATGGCCAGTCATCTTGGTTAAGTACCTTTATGGGGCCTCGTAATTCCCGTATGGTTGCTGGAGGGTATGGTTGGAATCAGCCAACAAAGGAATTTGTAGATTCTTATGAAACGGGTGATTTGCGTAAAGATGTTACTGTCCTTTATTCCGGTTGCCCTGATTTTAATGGTATTGCCTATGACCCTTCATGGTCTTACACAGGTTACAACGTACGTAAGTTTCTTGTTAGCAAGAAAGATTCTCCTGAAACAAACACTAATCCAAGTAACTTTGTAGTTTATCGCTATGCAGATATTCTTTTGATGAAAGCTGAAGCATTGAATGAAATGAGCAAGACAACAGCTGCCGAAATTCCGTTAAACATAGTCCGCAAGCGTGCCGGTCTAACTAATATTAGTGGAAAGTCTCAGTCGGATATGCGAGAAGTGATTATACACGAACGTCGCATGGAGTTTGCTTTTGAAGGTCAGCGTTGGTTCGACCTGATCCGTATCGGGAAAAATGGAGAATATGCTATCAACTACCTGAAATCTATTGGAAAAACAAATGTTACTAAAGAACGTCTGTTACTACCTATCCCTCAGACAGAAATGGATAGCAATAATGCAATGGTGCAGAATCCAGGTTATTAA
- a CDS encoding trehalase family glycosidase — MNKLQIGIMFLCAVCLSSCSSLSKQDNILTTQKYKWYSDRIVQGNYTGKALSGTALESNYQSPVNLYKPALIHFKFAINGKDNEMPSGQDHSFICKAISGKSETPVIKFGELLKADKQEAEGVILQQSTELTIRLDMREMLKAFNNQGYYVTRTGQKIYKEDFKGVYVAGDADPLIWDFDNLVNHPILQLTDEDGDGIYETRLTLNDTSKQRGGIFRWSLKNDISACPQLKAPTKLENAIYNLALDEMQNAIEKDSTLRTGKEWPGVWTRDVSYSIILSMAYMQPKVSMNSLMRKVNSRGRIIQDTGTGGAWPCSSDRMVWAIAAYEIYKVTGDQQWLKTIYPIIKNSLEDDFETVYNPRNGLMMGESSFIDWREQSYPRWMQPADIYQSECIGTNAVHYQALNVFSHIAKLLGQEEVSGQYAQKALALKEAINKNLWMADKGYYAQYLYGRNNYIKSPKSESLGEALAVLFDVASPEQAKQVTENNPIVPFGAPIFYPQIADMPPYHNNAVWPFVSSYWMHASAKGGNEAGVMQAIGSIYRAAALFCTNKENFVAESGDFLGTQINSSNMLWSLSGNLSITHRLLFGIRFGDNQLSFSPFVPKALKGKRQLTGFPYRNAMLDISLEGYGNRIKSFFIDGKESEPVIDANLTGHHSVKIVMEDNEFQPMKINLVENASSPLMPVVQLNEGKLQWQPIESAVKYEVYKDGKLWKETSDCSILLGDEKGEFQVAAIQKGGFTSFANEPTQIFPSQIYDVEQFSPKSSANYQGYKGDGFVEINKKENTNIEIDITISTEGNYTFDWRYANGNGPTNTENECAIRTLFIDGQKAGVSIFPQRGKHEWSNWGWSNPLQVHLSAGKHKISLTYMPYNENMNLVINQAMLDELRVTKLN; from the coding sequence ATGAATAAATTACAGATAGGTATTATGTTTTTGTGTGCTGTATGTTTGTCCTCTTGCTCATCACTGAGCAAGCAGGACAACATCCTCACCACTCAAAAATATAAATGGTACTCAGATCGGATTGTTCAAGGTAATTATACAGGAAAAGCACTTTCAGGCACAGCACTGGAATCAAATTATCAAAGTCCTGTCAATTTGTACAAACCGGCTCTCATTCATTTTAAATTTGCCATAAACGGTAAAGACAACGAAATGCCCTCGGGGCAAGATCATAGTTTTATTTGCAAAGCCATCAGTGGAAAGTCAGAGACTCCAGTTATCAAATTTGGTGAATTGCTTAAAGCAGATAAGCAGGAAGCAGAGGGAGTAATTCTTCAGCAAAGCACAGAATTAACCATCCGTCTGGATATGCGCGAAATGCTGAAAGCCTTCAATAATCAGGGATATTACGTAACCCGCACAGGACAGAAAATCTATAAGGAAGATTTTAAAGGAGTGTATGTAGCAGGTGATGCCGATCCTCTGATATGGGATTTTGATAATCTGGTAAATCACCCCATCCTGCAATTGACCGATGAAGATGGAGATGGAATTTATGAAACCAGACTCACATTGAATGATACAAGCAAACAACGCGGAGGCATTTTCCGATGGTCGCTAAAGAATGATATTTCGGCTTGTCCTCAGTTGAAAGCTCCCACTAAACTTGAAAATGCTATTTACAATCTGGCACTGGATGAAATGCAAAACGCAATCGAAAAGGATAGCACTCTGCGAACCGGTAAAGAATGGCCCGGAGTGTGGACTCGTGATGTAAGTTACAGCATTATCTTAAGTATGGCATATATGCAGCCCAAAGTATCAATGAACAGTTTGATGCGGAAAGTCAATTCTCGTGGACGGATTATTCAGGATACGGGAACTGGTGGTGCATGGCCATGTTCCAGCGACCGGATGGTATGGGCTATTGCAGCTTACGAAATTTATAAAGTAACAGGTGACCAACAATGGTTGAAAACCATCTACCCTATCATTAAGAATTCTCTGGAAGACGACTTTGAAACAGTCTACAATCCAAGAAATGGTTTGATGATGGGAGAATCTTCATTCATTGACTGGCGCGAGCAAAGTTACCCCAGATGGATGCAGCCGGCTGATATTTATCAGTCGGAATGTATTGGTACCAATGCAGTTCATTATCAGGCATTGAATGTATTTAGCCATATAGCAAAGCTTTTAGGTCAGGAAGAAGTATCCGGACAATATGCACAGAAAGCTTTAGCATTAAAAGAGGCAATCAACAAAAATCTGTGGATGGCCGATAAAGGTTATTATGCACAATATCTTTATGGTAGGAACAATTACATCAAATCACCCAAAAGTGAATCGTTGGGTGAAGCATTAGCTGTGTTGTTTGATGTAGCCTCTCCCGAACAAGCAAAGCAAGTGACCGAGAATAATCCGATTGTTCCTTTTGGTGCGCCCATTTTTTATCCTCAAATTGCCGATATGCCGCCTTACCACAACAATGCCGTGTGGCCTTTTGTTTCGTCCTACTGGATGCACGCATCTGCAAAAGGAGGAAATGAAGCCGGAGTGATGCAGGCCATTGGCAGTATTTATCGCGCTGCGGCTCTGTTCTGCACCAATAAAGAAAATTTCGTAGCCGAATCCGGCGATTTTCTAGGTACGCAGATCAATTCAAGTAATATGTTGTGGAGCTTATCCGGCAACCTCAGCATCACTCATCGCCTGCTTTTCGGTATTCGATTCGGAGATAATCAGTTGAGCTTCTCTCCGTTCGTACCCAAAGCCTTGAAAGGAAAACGTCAATTAACCGGCTTTCCTTATCGAAATGCAATGCTGGATATATCTTTAGAAGGGTATGGAAATAGGATAAAGTCATTTTTCATTGATGGAAAAGAGAGTGAACCCGTGATCGATGCAAACCTCACCGGACATCATTCAGTTAAAATTGTAATGGAAGATAATGAATTTCAACCCATGAAAATCAACCTTGTAGAAAATGCTTCATCACCATTAATGCCTGTTGTACAGTTGAATGAAGGCAAATTGCAATGGCAGCCCATTGAAAGTGCAGTGAAGTATGAAGTATATAAAGACGGAAAGTTATGGAAAGAGACTTCAGATTGCTCCATCTTGTTAGGAGATGAAAAAGGAGAATTCCAGGTTGCAGCAATTCAAAAAGGCGGATTCACCTCTTTTGCCAACGAACCGACTCAAATATTCCCTTCACAGATTTATGATGTAGAGCAGTTCTCCCCGAAGTCCTCAGCCAATTACCAGGGATATAAAGGCGATGGCTTTGTCGAAATCAATAAGAAAGAAAACACTAATATTGAAATCGATATAACGATAAGTACAGAAGGCAATTATACATTCGACTGGCGTTATGCCAATGGTAATGGCCCTACCAATACCGAAAATGAATGTGCAATCCGTACCCTCTTTATCGATGGACAAAAAGCTGGAGTTAGTATATTCCCTCAAAGAGGAAAGCATGAGTGGAGCAACTGGGGATGGAGCAATCCTCTTCAAGTTCACCTTTCAGCCGGAAAGCATAAAATTTCCCTAACCTATATGCCATATAATGAAAACATGAATCTTGTTATCAACCAGGCAATGCTTGATGAGCTTCGTGTTACTAAGCTTAATTAA
- a CDS encoding VOC family protein yields MKFSNVRLLVKDYKKCFKFYTEQLGFEPLWGDENGCYASFKVADGIEGFAIFVSDFMAPAVGNVEKTQPIGYREKSMVVFEVENVDDTYRAFLEKGINFINEPTDMPDWGMRVVHLRDPEENLIEFFTPLATQ; encoded by the coding sequence ATGAAATTCAGTAACGTAAGATTGTTAGTCAAAGACTACAAAAAATGCTTTAAATTTTACACAGAACAATTAGGATTTGAACCACTTTGGGGAGATGAAAACGGATGTTATGCTTCATTTAAAGTGGCAGACGGGATTGAAGGATTTGCCATTTTTGTTTCTGATTTTATGGCTCCAGCTGTTGGAAATGTTGAAAAAACACAACCGATTGGTTACAGGGAAAAATCAATGGTTGTTTTTGAAGTAGAGAATGTGGATGATACCTATCGAGCATTTTTAGAAAAAGGCATTAACTTTATTAATGAACCGACTGATATGCCCGACTGGGGAATGAGAGTTGTTCACTTGCGAGACCCGGAAGAAAATTTAATTGAGTTTTTTACACCTTTAGCTACTCAGTAA
- a CDS encoding glycoside hydrolase family 66 protein — translation MRINRTIISLLFVCLIPLNGACSSGEGSTGTGGDTPEQNVTFVTLSTDKACYSPGETVTFTSSSLPSSAKAAYYYLGDKLSEQPLSSTTWNWTAPSTDYRGYMVKVYTTTSDGKETTLGSIAVDVSSDWTQFPRYGFLSNFDDMSTSAINSVITSLKRYHINGLQFYDWQYKHHKPLAGTPDKPDNNWTDIANRNTSLTTVKNYISAAHKAGMKTMFYNLCYGVLSDAASDGAETSWNLYKDRNHSNRDVCSLSAPMFKSSIYLVDPNNTGWQNYLAKQNNDVYSVFDFDGYHIDQLGDRGADYDYNGNAIDMAAGFKTFIQAMKAKHPGKRLVMNAVARYGQQKIAESGNVDFLYNEVWSNDANYSSLKDIIDENTSYGNYKTVFAAYMNYDKANSKGYFNTPGVILADAVMFALGGSHLEMGEHMLGKEYFPNSNLQMDGTLQKAMVSYYDFLTGYENLLRNGGSFSTVDLSCTNGKMNVSAWPPSTGNVSVLAKKVKSKCEVIHLINLSNANYFSWRDLDGSMPEPSLISTPSLRLKESNTIKRIWFASPDIDGGISQEVEFHQSAASVTFKLPSLKYWDMIVVEYQ, via the coding sequence ATGAGAATTAACAGAACAATTATATCTTTATTATTTGTATGTCTGATTCCTTTAAATGGAGCTTGTTCCAGTGGAGAAGGCTCCACCGGAACAGGTGGTGATACTCCTGAACAAAATGTTACTTTTGTAACATTGTCAACAGACAAAGCGTGTTATTCACCGGGAGAGACAGTTACGTTTACTTCTAGCAGCTTGCCATCTTCAGCCAAAGCAGCATACTACTATTTGGGTGATAAGTTAAGCGAACAGCCACTCTCTTCTACAACATGGAACTGGACTGCCCCGTCTACCGATTATCGTGGTTATATGGTTAAAGTATATACTACAACCAGTGACGGAAAAGAAACGACTTTAGGTTCTATTGCCGTAGATGTATCAAGTGACTGGACACAGTTTCCTCGTTATGGATTTCTTTCCAATTTCGATGACATGTCAACTTCAGCTATCAACTCTGTTATTACCAGCTTGAAGCGTTATCATATCAATGGATTGCAATTCTACGACTGGCAGTACAAGCACCACAAACCCTTAGCTGGCACTCCGGATAAACCGGACAATAACTGGACAGATATTGCAAACCGCAACACATCGCTTACTACGGTGAAAAACTATATTTCAGCTGCTCATAAAGCGGGCATGAAAACAATGTTCTATAACTTATGCTATGGAGTACTTTCCGATGCAGCTTCCGATGGTGCAGAAACTTCATGGAACCTGTATAAAGACCGTAATCACAGCAACCGCGATGTTTGCTCTTTGAGTGCTCCTATGTTTAAGAGTTCAATCTATCTGGTCGATCCCAATAATACAGGTTGGCAAAACTATCTGGCAAAACAGAATAATGATGTTTATTCAGTTTTTGATTTTGACGGATATCATATTGATCAGTTGGGCGATCGTGGTGCTGACTATGATTACAATGGAAATGCTATTGATATGGCAGCCGGCTTTAAGACGTTTATTCAGGCTATGAAGGCAAAACACCCCGGCAAACGATTGGTTATGAATGCTGTTGCCCGGTATGGACAACAGAAAATTGCCGAAAGTGGTAATGTAGACTTCCTGTATAATGAGGTTTGGAGTAATGATGCAAATTATTCTTCGTTGAAAGATATTATTGACGAAAACACCTCCTATGGAAATTATAAAACTGTGTTTGCTGCTTATATGAATTATGATAAGGCCAATAGCAAAGGTTATTTCAACACCCCGGGAGTTATTTTAGCTGATGCAGTTATGTTTGCGTTGGGTGGATCACACCTCGAGATGGGTGAACACATGCTTGGCAAGGAATATTTCCCGAACAGCAATCTTCAAATGGACGGCACTCTTCAGAAAGCAATGGTTAGCTATTATGATTTTCTTACCGGTTATGAGAATCTGTTGCGTAACGGTGGCTCATTTTCTACAGTCGACCTCAGTTGCACTAATGGAAAGATGAATGTATCCGCATGGCCTCCATCCACAGGAAATGTATCCGTACTGGCTAAAAAGGTGAAGAGCAAATGCGAAGTGATTCATCTTATCAATCTTTCCAATGCCAATTATTTCAGCTGGCGAGATCTAGACGGAAGTATGCCCGAACCCTCTTTGATTTCTACTCCTTCTTTGAGATTAAAAGAGTCGAATACCATTAAAAGAATATGGTTTGCGTCACCGGACATTGATGGTGGCATAAGTCAGGAGGTAGAATTTCATCAGAGTGCAGCCAGTGTAACCTTTAAGTTACCATCATTGAAATACTGGGACATGATTGTTGTTGAATATCAATAA
- a CDS encoding SusF/SusE family outer membrane protein, with protein sequence MKKIYSILLVLAGCIAFTACSDNLMELNKGEKELALTVTETNVILNENNAAGDGITFNWTTGTNKGTNAAISYSLEIDKAGNNFAKAYYVDLGQQVNSLKYTVENLNEIITKELGVDYNKSVDLEARITATVADANVEVQTAKASFAATTYKPVSSTLYLIGSATPNGFNADNAAAMQRTTNGIFTWSGNLNKGTFKFITTLGSFIPSYNRDATSSDLKLIYRSSFDNPDEQFSIDEAGYYTIKVNLLNLSISVVKSATAVPPYSKLWFVGSFSSWNFVEMTQDPVNPFIFRYGAVFNWNDGGDFKFATVQDWNNMYHPTTANAPYTWTAVKLDDSGDNKWSMTQGQCGKAYKIALDITPGKESMIMTEFTPYAGIYMVGDATPNGWSVDDATAMTAVDAYTFTWTGNLTAGDIKFTCDKQGDWMGAWFMASVDGKALTEGTENITFVDKHIAKNGDIDRKWKVSTAGKYTISLNQLTEKMTVTKN encoded by the coding sequence ATGAAAAAAATATATAGCATATTATTAGTCCTTGCCGGGTGTATAGCATTTACAGCATGCAGTGATAATTTAATGGAATTGAACAAAGGTGAGAAAGAACTTGCTCTGACTGTCACTGAAACCAATGTTATTCTTAATGAAAATAATGCTGCCGGCGATGGTATTACTTTCAATTGGACAACCGGCACCAATAAAGGAACCAATGCAGCAATCAGCTATTCCCTTGAAATTGATAAAGCAGGTAATAACTTTGCCAAAGCTTACTACGTAGATCTTGGTCAGCAGGTTAATTCTCTGAAATATACCGTTGAAAATTTGAATGAGATTATTACCAAAGAACTGGGTGTAGATTACAATAAATCAGTTGATCTGGAAGCACGTATCACAGCAACTGTTGCCGATGCCAATGTTGAAGTACAAACAGCAAAAGCAAGTTTCGCTGCTACAACTTATAAGCCAGTATCATCTACTTTATATCTTATTGGTAGTGCAACTCCCAACGGATTTAATGCAGATAATGCAGCCGCAATGCAACGAACCACAAATGGTATTTTTACCTGGAGTGGCAACCTGAATAAAGGAACCTTTAAGTTTATTACAACATTAGGCAGCTTTATACCTTCCTATAATCGTGATGCTACATCCAGTGATTTGAAACTGATTTACCGTAGTTCCTTTGATAACCCGGATGAACAATTCTCTATTGATGAAGCTGGTTATTACACAATTAAAGTCAATCTATTAAATCTTTCTATTTCTGTGGTAAAGAGCGCAACAGCTGTTCCTCCGTATAGTAAGCTCTGGTTTGTCGGATCATTCTCCAGCTGGAATTTTGTGGAAATGACACAAGATCCTGTCAATCCGTTTATTTTCCGTTACGGAGCTGTCTTTAACTGGAATGATGGTGGTGATTTTAAGTTTGCTACAGTTCAAGACTGGAATAACATGTATCATCCTACTACTGCAAATGCGCCTTATACATGGACCGCTGTAAAACTTGACGATTCAGGTGACAATAAGTGGTCAATGACGCAAGGCCAGTGTGGCAAGGCATACAAGATAGCTCTTGATATAACTCCAGGCAAAGAATCAATGATTATGACCGAGTTTACTCCTTATGCAGGTATTTATATGGTTGGCGACGCTACCCCTAATGGCTGGAGTGTAGATGATGCAACAGCTATGACGGCAGTAGATGCATACACCTTTACCTGGACAGGAAACCTGACAGCTGGCGATATTAAGTTCACATGCGATAAACAAGGTGACTGGATGGGTGCCTGGTTTATGGCTTCTGTTGATGGTAAGGCTTTAACTGAAGGTACAGAGAATATAACTTTTGTTGATAAGCATATTGCAAAGAATGGAGATATTGACCGGAAATGGAAAGTAAGTACAGCAGGTAAATATACTATTTCACTGAACCAGTTAACAGAGAAAATGACAGTTACTAAGAATTAA